In Glycine max cultivar Williams 82 chromosome 4, Glycine_max_v4.0, whole genome shotgun sequence, the genomic stretch TGACCGgtcaataaacaaaaaatgtttatgaactaacaaatgaaattaaaaaaatagtaaactttttttttataaatgaaattgaatatagtttttttataattattaataaatatttttctttatataataaTGCCTTCTTGAAGGTGCTGACACTCTCCAAGAGCTTATATTTTGGCTAGATAATCTACGTGCCCATTCAAATCTATTTCGAAAAGGAGTTCTTGTGTCTtctctgtttcttttttttttttttctttcagcaTGAGGAGGTAGatcatttattatttccttATTCTGGATCTTATTACTTATTAGGTTTGGTATTCTGATTATTATTGGCTTGAATTATCCATCGTCTTGCCTAGGATCGAGTAGTTCAACTCATTATTACATTCACCAACATAATTGCCTCCTCGAGAATTAGGACAGGAAATAATTTGCTTATAGCAAGAGTAGGTAGTGTTTGATGAGCTGAGATGTGAAGATTGATATGTCAACAAATCTTGGTGCACTTGCCACCGAAGAAACCTTCGTTCCTGGCCTGCAGACCAAAGCAAAGTTGTGGTCACAGTACACGATCTCCTGCCTCATATTTTTTCAACCATAGAAAGTCATTCTTACTTCCTGCTTTCAACTTCTGCACCAACTCTTCCCTCTAAAGTTGTGGGAATTGATTTATTATCTCACACTCATGAGCAATTTTCCCAAATCAAAGAATATTGGACAAAGCAAAGCAGCAACACAGATTTGTTGACTTCAAATGTGAGAAATTGCAAATTGGACTTAAGGACACACGGATCGCACTTGATGCACCGATAAAGGAAGGAGGTGGCTGGAAACGACAAGtgggaagaagaaggaagaaggtaACAAGTGATTTAAATTCGTGAATAGaaggataaaaaagaataattttgaaattatgataatataaataattaatatttttgatataatcaactaaattaattaattatttttaagagggatgaattagttaaaaaaagttttatgattaaaaacgGAGAGAAAGTAATATTTgttgatgaaaaatatatataggatATTAAGAGGTTAAGaagcaaaataaattaatgatcttACGGGAAGCAAAGACAAGGAGGAGGAGCTAGCAAGAAGAACAACCCACATGATTTCCTCATCTCCATGCATGTTCACAAACACGAATTCTGCACTCTCAATTGTAATTGTatgcactatatatatatatatatatatatatatatatatatatatatatatatatatatatgtgcagAAATGAGTGAGTAATGAAGCAAGTGTGGCTCTTGGGGTGGTGTTATATACTGAATTCAGGGGCTTAATTGCAACTACTGCTCAAATAATGCATCAAGTTATCTGAGTTTTGTCACTTTGCGTTCAGTGAATGGTGAGTACTCAGTAGTGAGATTCAACTACACTTTCACGTGCAAACCTGCTGCTGTGAGTAATTGCAAACCTGAAGCCGCTTTCAATCACGTCATTCATAACTAATAACGGTGTAGCATTTGGTTTGATACATAAACTaacttttatttgaaacatTTGTTAATTAATGGTCTtagaattaagaaattaaaatattaaaatatttattacataaattatagaaaaacataaaaaaattatgattaacttcattttttaatttttttatctcttaataaaaatggttttactttaaatttttaactattcttagcatttatcttattttaaacattttactaAAATCTTTCATTTATCTTTTGTTGTTGTATCATATCATAATAtcctatcatatttattatttcttctatctttttattattttttaggtgttaaataacatattaaatgtATACGgcacatttttctttaaatattaagaGAATACATGTCTTCATGCACGTTTTTTCTGAAAAGTAtagaattgaaattttttattcaagtgTCGTTTGGTGTCCAAACACCCTCTAACTCAAACAAATTTCTTTATATGAAAGTAAAATCAATTTActtgaaattgttttttaaactaaagtgatttttttatcagtaaaaatCCAACacttgtataaaaaatttacaacgaaTATATACTGTTAAACGTTGAAGTAAAGTAATTTTGAACTCTTAAGAGAAAAAACACAATTACCTCATACTTCACCTAACAAatgatcttttatatatataaagttcttAAAATAAGAagtatttatcttttatctatttaaatcATAATCATCTCGAATATTGTAAATTTGAATCCTctcacttttatatttaaatgtcaaaatatacttttactgtattttaattcttttcatGTTACATAACTTCATTATTTAatacacatttttaaaaaaagctcaaattattaattgttttaaattattttaaatgaaaattttccttacgagtttaaactttttaaattaattactgtaaaatattatattaaagttCAGTTAAAAAACATAATCTAAAATTgatgctttaaaaaaatttaaatttcttcttatatctgaaatttatatttttcttataattctaaatatatatttatattttaaaaaatatttaaattaaaaactatgTATCATGTATCAAATATTATTCGAGTCTCGAAGGACCTGATTTTAAGCCATATATCTACGGGCATTTCgagttttcaatcattttttcattCAAGTTATAATGATTATGATTGTTCACGTACGAGTTAGTGTTCAGACAATTTgaattctttaaattaaaagctACAGTGATCATATTTGCACATGAAAAATTTACCTGCTAAtttgttatcatctttttctaataatttaaaaattatcatatgcattcaaaaacatattatataaaaatatttgctCATACTTTTGCTTCTtccaatatataaaatataaaaatgacataaatatttttatttgcaaaagTTAAATGGCCTGTATGAAAAGTGAAGAAAATACTGTATAAGTTAaagcaaaaattgtttttaataataataaataaaaaatctaaaggaTCTCATCCAGTATCCATACAAGATTTCAACCTTCATTTTGGGATTATTAAAACCTTGGAGCCCGTGTAGATTTTGACTTTGCTGTTCGCACTCCCCTGATATTTATATGCTTTTCTTAtgtgtttttgattttttttttttcaaaaatatcatttttctgACTCTATTTTTTAGGACATATGGATTTAATCCATAGTTGGATCAAAATGTCGAATTACGACAAAATGCAGGTAATTACTTAACACACCAAAGCAAATACATTAGTGTGTGAAGTAATTTTCCAAAATGCTTTATAGTTCGTTGCAACCTAAGACTATGGTTAGTTTTTTGTTCAGGGTGCTTTGACCTAAAACAAAAGTGTGTGCATGTTTGGGTTACTGTCAAAACTCGGAAGTGTTTTCaatgtacttttattttatcaaagcaACTTTATTAATTCTCTGGTCCACAGTCAGATGTACCCTGTTTAtctattctcttatttttaccTGCTTGTGCTTTGAACATAGACTAGTTTTGTGAGTTgaccaataaaaaattgaataaaattaaaatgaatttaaaaaaaatgattgaaaaacctggaaattatagaaaatgataaaaaccaAAAATGTTCAACACGGTATTAAgtaaaattgtaataaaatacACATgactgataaaataataaaatctaccTTTTTATGTTAAACAATTATAAACATTCAATCAGGAGAGGTTGATAGTATATtataatcaaacataaaatagtaattatCAAAAGAAGATAGGTAGAAACACActctttaatacatttttttaaacacatttattctaatgaattaaaatttattgaaaactataaaattaggAGAGATAgtcattaaatatgatatagaatccatcaaattttatcattttcaagCAATTTTAGCCGATGAGAAATTGTGTTTTTAGCATTTCTCTTATCAAATacctaattaaaaactaaaagtataaaggtttgaatattttcttaatccttgcaatttagcattttttttgttttttgtccttgtgatttttttaagtttagttCTTACAAATTATGTTTGCAAACATTTTTAAgtgatttatataattttttttattgttcaaaacattatcttttattataaaattatatttttttataatttatcaaaaaaaatcaCACTTAAAATTCAAGTTATGCATAATCAACATTGAACTGACTTCAACGACTATTCTCTACTTTTatgttattatcttttttattcgtATGAACTGAAGATACCTATCAGAGAATTTACAACAATTGGCACATTATTCTCAAAAAATTGAGATAGATGCCTTAGTGTCTTTTATATTATCTGGCAATTGAGACCATAATTGATTCGATTTTCTAATCAAACCACCcagtccaattttttttttcttatgttaaaGTATCATTAATATGCATTCAATAACTTAATTAAAGTACCATAAAGTTTGTGAATCAAATGGTGTTGGAATGTTTCAACTTAACTAAAGGATTTGAATTAGGATCATGAGTATCTACCTGCTTTAAAtacttaagaaaattttatcataCATAGAAAACTTTACCGTTTATAATAATTCTGCTGACTAAAACGCTTTGTTGcccataatttataaaaaaaaaaaataacaattaaagaaACATTTCAATATAATTGGCTGCTGTGGGAAGCCTTGTTGATGGTCATCCTCGTCCAGTTCTTCATGCCTTAAAAGACTCAAAAAGGGTCTGTTGGAAAAACGAAGGCAAACAGGTACATAGAAAAGCATACTTAAACAGATAGACAGCACGGAGTAATGAGTGGGTTTTGGATGAAATTTGgtccaaaaaaagtaaaagcagaCACTGCACTGCTGGACATTGAAAATATGTTATATGGACCCCCTAATGTCTTCACATATTTGTCAATTCACACATGGGAGGTCTTCTGCTATGGCAGACACATTgcattcaaattaatatttgagaGGAGTGTTAGAACTGGGACCAAGAAGCACAATCTGACCACTTGAACAAAAGATAATCTTAACTACAGCAAAGAAGGATATTGGATAATTATAATCCAACTATACTTGTAATAGTGCTGCTGATTGATCATATTCATCATATTTATGGATTACGAGTAACTACACCATGGTATttcatcatataaataaaatttagttagtCCGTTTAGAATAAGAAAAGTCCTGTTTAAGGAATAAGAAAAACATTACCCCCTCCATCTGCCAAAGGATATGCATGATTTTCATTACAAGGAGTTTTGTATTGGggacatttaaattaaattacaagaaaTAATCTACTTTATCTTCttaagaaattagaaaaaaaaaatttaaaataaactaatccaaaattttaataatgacATAACTAACAATAATATTCTCAAAGCTCTAGAGGTATATCTATAAGAAATACCAGTTCACGGTGACCCAGATCTTAAAAGTTAATACTACATTAATTCAAAGgttaaaattattgttgatcTTAAAAGTAATCCTATGTCTTCCAAATTGTATTTGTTTGAATGGATGGCTTGTATGCTGGAATTAGTGAGTGCATATTTTGTTCGACTTGAAAGTTCAAACTGCCCAAGACACACATTAATTATAGAAGTTGCTTTTAAGTATCTAAACAAAATTGAAATCCCATATGGGCAGAGAAAATCCAAGGCTTAAAATGGCAAAAAATAAAGCTGATCTAAAGTCTAAACTACAGTGCCAGATATTCTAGATTGTATGATGTTTTCTATCAGTGCTGGGAACACGGATTATGAcagatcaaatatttttaagctTGGCTACAGACAAAAAgacaaacatattaataaaatggcCCCACCAAAATTTACATGAAATTTATACAGATAAATAGAGCAATTATGTCCTCCATATATGAATAcgaattcaaaaatcaaaagatcccCTCCAAcaatgataacaataataaataattaaagaaacgcagaaaaaatatatatgattgaaACACATGATCACGATCTTCATTAAAACTTTCCTCTGCTTGCAGCAAAGTCCACATCTTTGAAGCTTTGGACATCTTGGGTGGTAAAAGTGAATGCAAGAACATAAGCAACCAATGTAGGCACTGCTCTTCTCCACCCCCCTTATGGATGTACATAACAATGATAAGATTCTCAGTCAGAAGAAGGCTTGACCTTTAAGCGGTACAAGAGCTTCTTCTTCTTAGAGCTTTGATTGTCAATGGTGAGAACCACTTTCCCAGGTTCACCAATTTTGTAGTTGTTGCAAAGCACCGGTTCTTCTGATGAAGCAACCTTTCTAGCCTTCTGGATGATCACAGTATAACTTCCCTCTGAAGTTGGCACAAACTCTGCACCATAGCTTACATCCCACCCTATTACTCTGAGCTCCCAAGAGAGTAGAGAGTTCTGCATGATCCCAAGTGAACAAAATTTCAATGCATTACAAATGCTATCAAGGCAAATGCTCAACAATTTTTTACCTACTCTCATGAAGTCATAGTAATGGAATAGCTATAGAGTAGGATTCAATTACTTAACCAACCACTTGAACTACACAAGGTATTCATTTCCAAATTTAATCCCATGACCTATAACTATCTGGCttctaaattataataatattaggtTGATCCTAACTATATTAGATGCAGACTATGGAAAGGATAAacagttgaattttttttgttcgaatctttgttttctttgaacttTAATATATCATTGTTGCATGCTGAATGATGATCTAAGATTCAACATGAACTTCTCTCACCAATTCTAGTGAGCTAAATTAGTAATAGCTGACAAATTTTGCATTCAAGATcagttattattttaatagcCTATAGCTAATAAGCATCACAGTGGTccgtttatattttattcaagatgagttattattttaatagcCTATAGCTACTAAGCATCACAGTTGTTGTTTTCTAGCCTCGATGGTACTCCGAAACAACAAGTTAATTAGCAGTGGAAAAGGATTTTGGTTGTTAGCAATATTAAGAACTGAAACAAAATTAAGCCACTTATGTTTCCAATTGGAGTATGGTCTTACcatgtttattttatcattccttATTTACTAATTTATGGTGTATTGCCCGATACATGTCATCTCGGGGCATGGGTCTGCCTTAATTTGTCGCATGAAACGGGAGAAATAAGTAAAGAACGAAAAGGATAATATTAAAATCTTGAGGACAGAGGAATCCTAGGAAAGACTCCGCATTTCTATGCTGCATTCATTGAATTCTACCTCAATCGAGATCAATCAATTCCgacaaaaaaacacaaaggaAAAGACCAAACCCACCTCAGTAACTGGAAACTCTACCGTATGTTTTGCTGCTGGCCTCACTGTAATTTCTGTAACAGCATCGGAAATTCCGAACTCGCCATCTTTGCTTAGTCCCCCATACTTGACCGGAAGTTGCTCCGCAGCAATGTATCTGAAATATCCATAAAGCAAATCAAGCTACTCAGTAGGAcacaacaacaaagccttatcaCCGTAAGTGAGGTCGGCTACATAATCACATGCCACTCACTAGGACACAACACAAgggaaattgaaaaaacaagaaacaagaaaataattgaGTGTTCACCTCAAAAGGGTCTCAGCTGATTTAGAAGGTCCAGCAAAGACAAACTTGCTTTTGGTTCTCTGAGTAAGAAAAGGGCTTATCATCCTGTTCACTGCCAAGTACCACCAAGGCACATTGATAAACACCTACACcagcaaaacaataaataacatcaagaaaatataattggaaattatagggaaacaaataattaatcattGAATCAAGGTTTTGAAAAATAGTCTAAAACTGCAATTTCGGCCAcattatcaacattttttttactctatgtGAATATGGTTGCATGTATGTCTGCAACAACGTGACAAAATAAACCTTGGTGCTGATGCCAAGACTGCATTAGCCACATTTATTAGCAGCTTCCTGCCATCTCAAGGATTGTGACCACTGACcatggtttaagaaaaaaaaagtatgtgaCCACAGTTTTGGTAACAACACAACATCAAGATTTTTGGAGTCATTGCACAATCACAATTATGGTCTCATCAATCACATTTGTCTGCAATTTTCTACAACATTAAGGATTGTAAGAAAAGATCTTgaccgcaatttaaaaccttgattaaccacaatttaaaaccttaattTCAACAAAATAGGCCTTGGCTGCAATATTGGCCACATTTATTTGCAAATTCTGGATATCCTAAGGATTGCAACCAAAATGTGTCTGGCTCAGCTCAGTTGGTTGAGCAACAATGCGTGAgttcttgttttaaaaaaaaagaatgaaaccttaaaattgaaattaagagGGCATGAAGTACCTGTTTGGCTACAAACTCAGGATAGTTATCCTGAAGCAGCTGGAGGGCCTGTTTGGTAGCCTGTCTAAGCTCCCACTTGGCAGGGCCAGGAGAATTCTTGAGATCATTAACCTGAACAATGGTGCTTATCCCACCAGGGTTAAAGTCCAGCTTCCTGATACTCTTCTCCAGGAACTGAATCCTCCACCTGAGAAATCTATACCTCTTCTCCTCATCAGAGAAACTCTTCTTGTACAACTCCTTGTTCTGAAACTCCCCATAGATATTGTAACACACGGGGTGACCCTCCTTGTCGAATCCATGCATGTACACCGCTTTCTCCAAATCATCACCTAAATCCTCCAATAACAACTCCTCCATCTTGAACTCCTTCCTCCACCGAATCGTGCCCTTTATCATCGCGAATGCCTCCTTCACCTTGAAGTCCCGAGCACGCAGAAACTTTAAGAGAATCACGTCGCTCCTCTCGTCAGCAAGAAGAGGAACACCCCAGATGGAAACTTCTTCGGGTGAAGCAGAAACAGCTTCCACCTTTGCTTCCTCGGAAACAGTCACAGACACAACGCTTTCTTCGATAGCTTCCACCGTTTTAGCTCCGTCTTCATCAGCAGAAGAAGCAGACACCGCCACTTTCTCTTCATCAACCTCAGTTTCGGTTACCTTAACTTCTGCAGCTTCTTTTTCTGTCGCTTCTGCCACGTCAGCAGCAGCATCAAAAACTTGTTGCTTCTCTTCTTCCTCCGCGGGGTTCTGTTCTTCCTTGTTGTCGGGTTTTTCATCTTTGGGAGGGTTACTTGTTGGCACCGCGGAGAATTCGTGTTTGTTGAGCGCTTCTTGAATAAGTTGTTTGAGTTCTTGCAGAGCCTTTTTCTCGGTCTCTGGTAGGTCGGAGACAATGGTGCTTTCTTCCTTGAAAGAACCGGATTCAGGAACGTTGCCGTCGCCACTTGGTTTTGAAACCTCGGACTCGGTTTCAGTTTCGGTAAcgttctctttcttcttctctggcgaggtttcttcttcattttgttgtggtTGTGCGTCTTTCTCTAGGGGAACAACAACAACGTTGGTGGTGTCTGGTTTCTCAGCAGGTGCCACGTCAGAGACCACCACCTCCTCTTGAGTTGTGCTTGTCTTTGGAACTTCCTCAGCCATGGTAACTTACCAACACTTAACAACAGTGACACTTTTCTATGATCTGaacaaacaaaatttgaaaagagagagagagagaggatgtGATGTGCGTGAAGAGAAGTGATGATGGGAGAGGGTGTTATAGAGAAGGACCAGACTGTGGCAGCTACGAACATGGCCCCAATTTTCATTAAGTGGGCCCGGCCCGGATGTAACGGTGTTATTACACTCTGTAGCCACCAGTGTGGGCCTACTGGCCCAACCAGTTACAATTCGAACCGTTCCAACGGTCCCATTCAGGGCATTCACATTTCACGTTAATTTCCTTTTTGGAGTGAGTAGCTAAATGGATTCTCAAATGAtgcaatgataaaataatttttgaaatatgaaaaatataaatttaaatttttaatatataaaaaatatgataaaataattctgtgttaaatttataaaattatcttattattaagttataatatttgacgatcaatttattaataaaatatattttttataattaatttgacattaaattataaaatttaaaaattaatttattattaaattatatgaatttagagactaatttaccatattttatacatattgaatgacttaattttaaaatttagataaatttattaacattttatacttttttcttatttgcctTGGATGCGTTGTGCCTTGTTGCGACTGTTAGCTGTACCTTAGTTTGCTTTGAACTGTAGCGAAGCTGTTGAACTTGAACAGAAGGTTTGGCCCACGTGGATGATTATTCAGCTGTAATGTGAGATTCGTCTCATAAAATATGTGGAAAGGAACTAATCGTGGGCGCTAATATTTGTGTTAACAATGATTAGTAATAACTTGTTtcgtttaaattttgaattcaataaTAGTTGTAGTAACatcggatttttttttaaatggtaacaAGTGTCTTGAcaatattgattaagaaatttaagtaaaaatatttttattgaaagataaaaaaataatattattcatattttttaactttttttttataatttacataatatttttttattttagtttctagaTTATTATCTTATCAATACTGgttaacaacaatttttttaaaaaaaaattaattgtttgatttttaaatagaatttaatatttatacaaaacagttttaatttatcacttaattataaattatcatttaaattatttttaaaattaacaaatttataatatatgataaatcaaaattagatgagtgtataaaattttttacactCCCAATACATAACTCCCtttctctttttaaatatttatgttgtggcacgatcttgtttttgttttattcgtACTAGTAGGTGGTGCTGTGCTGTTAACTAAGGATGACTGGATTGAATAACCGCATTAagtaattgttttgttttttaatagtgTTCAATAATGATATTAGGACAAATCCGATCATCCAATTACTACAAATTAAAGTTAATACTAATttctataataaaaatcaataaatttagtgtaatatatatatatatatatatatatatatatatatatatatatatatatatatatatatatatatatatatatataccagatTGTAATGATGATATTACTTTATCCGTATATaatctattttctcttttaaatatCTATATGGTTAAGGGTGGGAATAGGTTAGGCTGGCTTACAGGGGTCTACGACCTGACCTACATAAAGTTTGGTCTGGtctgacctatttaattaaaaggctaGGCACAggcttttttaaaagtctattaaattaaatagaccaggTTTAAGCTTATTAAAAAGTCTTATTTTgggtataattaatattattttttaaaaaactagcaTATTCAATtcctataattaagtaaaattttaattacaagtgTGAGTCAGGTttcctttatattttcattatttttattagtttcctATTTCAGTTACCagttcctttttctattcctattaggtttcctttttcttttattactttCCTACATTATAgagcaaataaaaatcatatcctatcatatcctattacgtttctatacaaaaatcatatcctatcatatACTAttaggtttcctttttcttttattactttCCAGTATTATAgagcaaataaaaatcatatccttcatatattattacttttctatacaaaaatcatatcctatcataccctattacgttcctatacaaaaatcatatcctatccTATCATATTAAGTTcatatacaaaaatcatatcctttttCTATTAggttttcttactttttttaactTACCTTCCTAAcccaacaaaaatcatatcctttttACTTCAAGCTTTTTGATAGAGGTAATTAACATTCTATATTTAGCCTATTATAGAAGgtgtgttatttatttatttttggttaaaaaaactagaaatattaaagatttaatgtgaaGAGAACTTTTAAATAGGCTATCAGGTCAaactaggcttttaaaaagatcAGGccgaactaaaataaaaagtctTTGATAGGTTATAGGCCAGACTCATGTCTCAAAAATTAATCGTAGACTAGGCTCAGGCCTTTTAAAGTCTGGTCTGGTCTGGCCTATTTCCACCCCTGTCCATGGTGTGTGGTAGGatcatcttttgtttttttgttcctTCCTACTAGTAGGCGGTGCTGTTAACTAAAGATAACG encodes the following:
- the LOC100805585 gene encoding patellin-3 — its product is MAEEVPKTSTTQEEVVVSDVAPAEKPDTTNVVVVPLEKDAQPQQNEEETSPEKKKENVTETETESEVSKPSGDGNVPESGSFKEESTIVSDLPETEKKALQELKQLIQEALNKHEFSAVPTSNPPKDEKPDNKEEQNPAEEEEKQQVFDAAADVAEATEKEAAEVKVTETEVDEEKVAVSASSADEDGAKTVEAIEESVVSVTVSEEAKVEAVSASPEEVSIWGVPLLADERSDVILLKFLRARDFKVKEAFAMIKGTIRWRKEFKMEELLLEDLGDDLEKAVYMHGFDKEGHPVCYNIYGEFQNKELYKKSFSDEEKRYRFLRWRIQFLEKSIRKLDFNPGGISTIVQVNDLKNSPGPAKWELRQATKQALQLLQDNYPEFVAKQVFINVPWWYLAVNRMISPFLTQRTKSKFVFAGPSKSAETLLRYIAAEQLPVKYGGLSKDGEFGISDAVTEITVRPAAKHTVEFPVTENSLLSWELRVIGWDVSYGAEFVPTSEGSYTVIIQKARKVASSEEPVLCNNYKIGEPGKVVLTIDNQSSKKKKLLYRLKVKPSSD